In the genome of Paenibacillus sp. GP183, the window AGGTCAAACATATAGTAGAAAAAGTGAAACAAGAACTAAATTTAATATAAACTGACATAAATTTATTTGGATTTGACCCCCGTAGTGAGACAGGGATGAAAACACCTTTCAAGTCTAAGCAACCTGTCGTCGGAATTGAATGCGAAATTAGTTATAGTAGTGAATGTAGTCTCGAACGATCTAAACAACGATTGCCGTCGTTGTACAGATAAATAAATCCTTCGAGAAAGAACGTATCAAACTTCAGCGTGGAATAACACGATTCGTTTGGGGCACTATCAGAGGGCGTACCCTTACGGGACAGGCTCATGGTAATGCCTTTCGTTTTACAGCATCATGGTACGCCCGGGATGTGTACACACTGCCTTGAACACCTAGTATTAGCTAAAGGTCGGTGGACCACTTTTACATACGGCAACAATATGACTGATTGCTCCTCGATATCGCGTCTAAAACTCTTGTATATTGCTTTATTCACGGCAAAATTATTACTGATTCTACGGCAAATATATGGCTGATGTCACATTTTTTGCTTTTATAGTCCTAAATTGTAGACAAAATGTAGACATACACAATTTTATTCTCGCCTTTTTTATAAAATTGTAGACCGATTGTCTACAATGAGGATGCACATTACCTCGCACGGTGGACGTAGACATATAGATTGAAGAAAGAAAATTCTGTTTACTAAAATCACCCAATAATATAAGATGGGTAGGAAAACTACTTAAAAAATAGTAATAGATTAGATTACTACTGCCGAATATATGCCATTTTAGCATGCCAATTACTATCATGTTTAAAATCAACACACTTATCTGTTTGGCGGGTAAATTAGTTGAATTATTTAGATAATCCTCAAAATGCCAAAGGTTACAAGAATAGCAGCTAACCCCTCTGTCAAATTATTTTTTGTTTCTACATTTCCTTTAGCTATAATATTAGCGTGCTAAAGACGTGTTACAGAGTTTTATTAATGTAAATTGGGGATTTGGAAAATCTGTTACAATAAAGAAAGAAAATAAAAGAAGAAGCCCGAGTCATAGTTCGGCAGAGATGATACTCCGCTACTCCAAGCCCACCGAAGATGATAATCAGAGAGCTGAGTGGCACTTATTAGAACACTTTGCACGAGCTTACAAGGTTTATCATTCATTAATCAGACCCAACCCAGTACCGAATGATTTATTTTTATTGTAGTGTCGGTTTTTACCACATTTTTTCCATACCAATTTCTTCTGACTTATTTGTACGTACCATGAAAATTAAGGTTGAAATTTATGTAACTTCAATTTATCAACTATGGTAGGTATAACAGGAAGATAGATTACTAGTTATTGATTGTAGGGAAATTTAAGTGTATAGTAGAGAAAGTAAATTGGAAAAACACACCACTTGAAACATTAAAATTACTGAAGGTGTTTTATGAGAGAGTTTATTGGGTATCATTGTAATGAGGCTAATGTAATCTCAAGTGCAGTAAAAAACGGCATTTATAATACCAGTGAAGGTCACTCACACTGGTTAGGAAATGGTACATATTACTTTGAGGAAGAACCAGATGGATTACAACACGCAAAGACGTGGGGGAGAAGAAAAAAACGACCTAAAATAATAAGTAACAAAATTAAAGTGGATGATCCCTATTTAGTTGATTTAGAAAAAAATGAACACAAAATTAGGATAAATAATTTGAAAAGAATATCAATTAAGCAAATTCTTGAACTAGCAAATTGGACACCGAATGATGGTTACATTGATGGCGTCTTTTTTAACATGTGGGATAGGATATTTCCTCTTACACCCATTCACGTAATTAGAAAATGGGAATATTATGTTGAAGATATTGATTACGAACTTAAAATTAGGTCTAGAATGGATAATGCCATAGTATTATGTGTTAGAGAAAAGGAATGCATAGTTAAACCCCCTATTTCTGTTGTATCTTAAATCTAAATAAAAAGGTGATTATTATGTGGGATGAAAAGGTGCTGATGGAACAGTTAGATGCATATTTCGAGACAGCAACCAAAGAACAACTCATGAAGGACTTAGAGGAAACAGGTTGTCTGGAGTTTATGCACGAAGTCAGGAATGAATTGCCTTACAATGACCATATTCACGATTTTAATTATAATATCAGTGGTGAAGTTATTGCTAATGAAGTTAAAACTAAAATTGGATTACAAGTGTTTCAAAAAAATATTACTTTTAGCAATATGACTTACAATAATAATAATATCTCAAAGCAAGATAATACTTATAAAAATATTTCTAATTTTTTTGAGTATCAAATCGGAGCGTGACAATGGAAAAAGAGATTGTACCTAGTAGTTTTACTTTTGATGAGTATATTATCAATAAATCAAATTTTGAAGTAAATCAAGATTTTATGCAGACAGATAACATAAATCTTGATTTTAAACTTAATACAGACTTTCAAGTAAATGAAGAAAATGATAGAGCACTTATTATTTTAATATGTGAAGTATTTAATGGATTTAAAGAAAAAAATTATCCATTTAATTTATATATTGAGATAGTAGGAAAGTTTTCATTAAACGGTGAAGTTGATGTGGAATTCGCTAATTTATGTAAAGTAAATGGTACAGCAATCTTATTTCCATATCTACGTGCATACATAAGTTTCGTAACTTCTATGTCAGGAATGCCAAATTTAATTCTACCAACTGTAAATGTTTTGAAAATGTTGGAAGAACAATAATACTTTCTGAAATAATTAAATAGAAGGACGAGTTCTCATTTACTCGTTCTTCTATTTAATTATTTATATTCACTTGTATATTGTCCCGTCCTTCTTCATATGTAAAGTCGAGTGCCAGTTTCATTAGAACGGGTACTTATTGACAGGGTTAACAAGGAAAATAAAGGTTTATATTCCAACTATATTGGCCAATCAAAGAAAGTAGATGCCATGAGTCAGGTTCTTCGAAAAATTTAATTATTATCAAAAAAATTGGTTGAAATCCGTGGTATTAGAACATTGTTTTTATTTAGAACTGCACAAATTCCTGTCCGAATTCTATAGACATATTGTAGACAAACACAATAAAACGAACATATATTCAACTAATGCAAGATATAATGAAAACATACAAAGGCTTGTGGGATAAGGGCAAATAGGTATTATATAATGCATGAGGAGACAAATTAAAAATATTGATTTCAGGAGTTCGACTTCCCTCGCCTTCATACAGTAAAGACACTGACCAATTTAGGTCAGTGCCTTTTTTAAAAGATAAGAAAGTATAAATTTTTAGGTCCCGAATGTGGACCTCTTTGCATTTTTGGTTAATAGAATAATATGGAGACAAATATCCTGAAGCAGATTCTATTCGACAAAAATGGGCACTGGGATGCCTTCATAAGCAAACATGGCAAAAAGATTCGACCAGTCGTGGTGCGTGAAGTGGAGAAGTTCCGAAAGTGTGGGGATCCACGGAATGGGTTCAAACTGCTGGTATGCGAAGGATGCCATGACATGAGACGGGTGCCTTACCGGTGTAAGGGGGGCCTGAGAAGGCAAGTTTCATTTTTAAACAAGCTGCATAAAACTTGAATAACACGTAGATTGACTCATTCGCAGGATTTTAAAAAGAAAGCACGGAGAACCTGCCCGAAAAGGGCTTAGACCCGTCCGCTAAACGCAATCGGTCTCCACACCTTGGATAGGTATGACGATGGATGTAAGGGCTTAGACCCGTAGAGCCATGGGATGGTAAACTTCCAGGGTATTCGTGGAATATGCGTGCAGAGGAGTAAGATTTAGAGGAAAGGCTTTTATGGTTCCTCTATTCCCGCACGCTCGGCTCGGAGTCTTCTTTTTTATGGATAAAGACGCCATGTTCACAAAAGATTTTGTACATTTGTCCTGTTTACTCAACTACCGGGCAGTTTAGTGGAGTAAATTTGGGCGGACAGTTTTAATAAAAAAAACTTTATGAGTGGTAATTAACACTAATATGTTGAGCTTTCCATTCAGAGATAGCTTTACTTATTTCTGCATCACGATATTTATCATTGGGTCTAGGTATGGTTGGAGAAACCTCATAAACGTTCAAACGCAATTTTAACATTGAACTTGCAATGTTACGTCTCATTCCAATTCTGTTCACCTTGCACCACCACCTTTACATTAAGTATACATTAATTAGCTGCTTAGATCGACTAATAGATCATCCCTTTAAGACATTCAGATAAATTCTTTTTCTTTGAGAAAAGTAGTGTTTTGTCCATTTGTCCTATCTAAGTTTAGTATTCAACTGGTTCTTCTTCATCAAGACATTTCATAATACCTAAAGTTTATTGTAAACTGGACATTCTAAATGTTTGAAAAATATGTTTTAGACAGAACCGCATAAATAAAAGAGTTGCAGTTCAGTAAGTGAAGTATTGGATTACAACTCTTTATATGGAGCTAACGTTACCCGTTAGCTGGAAAATTGCGCTTGTGGCAAGGATATGCTTAATTAATGTTCATTTGGCGGAAATATGGTTGATTATTATTTGATACATGTATGAAATCGCTTATAGAAACATTGGTTTTAGGCAAAAATATGCCTTATTAATTGGCATGAATATGGTTGAAGTCACATTTTCCCATTTATGGCCGAAATTGTAGCCATTTTGTAGCCAACAGTATTTTTGCCCCTCATTTTAGAACTAGTCTTGTAGCCATTTTGGCTACAGTCCGACGTATGGCATAACTTTTTGCGCCATGTTACGATGAAAATGAGGTAGGGAATTCCCCTACGAAAAATACTTTTGCTCTAGATAGGGGTTCCGGTTTAGTGTCCGGATACTTCCGGAATCGCCGTCCGGATCAGCCGGAATACGCACCCCATAGATATATCTTTTTTAAATCATCTGTTCCAATGCGTCTTATTTGTTCATAAAGTTGTAATTTTGGAGAAATTCTTTTTGACAAAAGATCGATGACATAATCATCTCCCTTCTGAAAATCATGTTTTGCTTTGTTTACAGCTGTGCTCCACTCCTCTCCCTCGACTAAATAAGTTAATAAAAGGGAACCATAAATAGAAGCTGAAAGACTGTTCACTTTCCACAAATTCCCTATTACTGACTGATTTTGATTTGCAAGAGTTGGACCAAATCCTATAAAGCCCATCCCATCATACCTAACGGGGGAGCAACCGCTTTGGCAAGCGTTGAGCACTAATAATCGCCTTTTGTCCAATGGTGGAATCTTCTCGATTAAAGTTTTTAGTGAAGTTTCATAGTAATCATCTAAAACTATCTTTGAATTTGGCGCATCATCATAATTAAACATTCCGTGGCTGATAACCCAAATTAAATCATAACTTGGATCTGCATATTCTTCGAGAAACTTATAGCTATCCTCTAACTTCAGCAAACGTTAACACTGACGGTAACAATATTGATTTGTGGATCAATAGGTGTTCCTTACATATTTAGTCATATTTAATAACATTAATGAATATTATTTATGTAACGAATTTTATTTAAATGTAATATAATATTACATTTAAATGTCAAAATTATTGACAGTTGAACTTTGGGTGATTTAAAATAACTGTATATACCAATCTTTCATAATTTAATAGTTATTTAAATATTAATTGAAGTGGTCTGACCTTAATAACTTAATATCAGTATAGGTGTAACTTGATTTTGAAATACCCCTTTATTTGGATGTTCACCCATTTGTTATCAATATTTACTGGATCGCTCTACTAAAGTCTGCCCGTGTTAATGGGCATTCGAAATTCAGGTTTATGATAAACGAGGAGGATACTATAGATGAAAAGAAAATACGCTTTGCATCGTATGACTGGGAAAGAGATCGAAGAAAATTATTAGTGGAGGTTTAAAATGTTAAAAACATCAAAATGGACAATCTATTTAACTGTACTAATCTCTATTTTATTAGCGTTAGCAGGATGTACAAACTCAAACAGCACTCAAAACAGCAGTCAACAGCCGGCGGCAACTGCCGGCAGCACACCTAAGGCTGGAGGAACATTAAACATTGCTTTATCTGCGGATCCTACGACATTTGATCCTAGTTTTTCAACCGCATTTTTCGATAGACAACCCTATCAAAATATTTACGATAAATTGGTAGATAGAGATGCTTCAGGGAAAATTGTTCCGATGCTGGTAGAGAAGTGGAGTATCTCCGATGATAATAAAACCTATACATTTAATTTGCGGCAAGGTGTCAAATTTCACGATGGAACCGATTTTAATGCCGAGGCTGTCAAGTTTACCTTTGAACGTAACATGGAAAAATCTTCAGGACGGAAGAGCGAGATGGCCGTTGTCAGCAAAGTAACCGTTGTTGATCCCAATACGGTGCAAATAGAACTCAAACAGCCGTTTTCAGCGTTTCTTTCCAGTTTAACTGATCGTTCCGGTATGATCGTATCTCCAGATGCCGTTAAAAAATATGGAAAAGATTTTGCAACCCACCCAGTAGGTACAGGACCGTTTATGTTTAAAGAATCCACCCGCGGTTCTACATTTGTATTGGATAAAAACCCAAATTACTGGAAAAAAGGTTTTCCAAAGCTCGATCAAGTTGTCTATAAGATTTTTCCGGATCCCAATATTGCATTAGTCAATCTAAAGAGCGGGGCAGTCGATATGATTACCGTGTTTCCTACTAAGGAAATTGCAAATATGAAAAACGATCCTAAATTTCAAGTAATTAATGTAGCGGGTCAAGGATTTGTCGGATTTGAAGTGAATACGACTAAACCACCCTTTAATAAGGTGGAATTGCGTCAAGCCGTAGACCTATTGATTGATCGGAATGCAATAGTCGATGTGGTGCTGAATGGCACCGGTATTCCTGCGCATTCACCTTTTGTCCCCTCCCATTTTGCTTATGGAGACAGCGATAAAGCTTTACAGCCAAATCTGGAAAAAGCAAAAGAACTGCTGAAAACGGCAGGAGTGCCAGGTGGATTCACATTCACAATGAAGTATGTCCAAACTCCTATGAATCAGCAGCTTGGGCAAATGATTCAGAGTATGCTGAAACCCGCCGGTATAATAGTAAATCTAGAATCAACGGATTCCGCCGCAAATAATGATAATCTTAATAATAGAAATTTTGAGGCGATCATTTCAGTATGGAGCGGACGGTCAGACCCGGACCAAAATATATATGATTTCTTTAGAACTGGGGGGGTATTAAATCGTTCCACTTACAGTAACCAAGAAGTTGACAAACTTCTGGATGAGGCGCGATTAGTAGTGGATGAAGGAAAGCGAAAGTTGATTTACGACAAAGCCATGAAAATCATCAATGAAGAGCTGCCATTTGTGTTTCTATATCACCCTAATAATACAATAGGATATTCTAAATCTATACAAGGTTTCAAATATATATCCGACGGGTTGATTCGCGCAGTTGACTTGAGCAAGAATTAGGGGTGACTCAAGACCATAATATCTTTATACGTTATGAAGTGGTTTTAATTATTTAATTATAATAGGAGGCTAAACAATGGCGAGTCACCATTTTCAACCCGAGCATTACCACAACACAATGGGGGAGCATCAACCTGTACTCAAAATTGCCGACGGCGATACTGTCGTGACAACCACCGTGGATGCCAGAGGCTGGGATCACAGGGGGGAAAGCGTAGCCACGCGCGGCAATCCGATGACGGGGCCATTCTATGTGGAAGGTGCGCAGCCTGGTGATACCCTTGCTATACAGCTCGAGTCGATAAAGCCCAACCGTGATTGGGGGTGGACGCGCAATATACTGGCGCCAAATGTCGTCGATCCGCAGGTTGCAGTAGATTTGCCACCATATGAGTTGACACGGTGGTCTGTGAATGCTCAGCAAGATTCGATTATTCTGGAAAAGCCCACACCCGGTCTGGCCAAATTAAAGCTGCAAGTACGTCCGTTTCTGGGCTCCTTTGGTGTGGCGCCTCCAAAGGGACAGATCATTTCAACGGGTACCAGTGGAGAATACGGCGGGAATATGGATTATAAAGGACTTGTATCCGGCGTTACCGTCTATTTTCCGGTTTTTTCAGAAGGAGCGCTCTTCCATCTCGGTGATGGGCACGCTGCTCAAGGTGATGGAGAAATTGTGGGTACCGGTGTGGAAATTTCGTTGGATGTTCGTTTCACCGCTCGGGTTCTGAAAGGGAAAACGATCGGTTGGCCGAGAGGTGAATCCAAGACGCATTTGTTTTGCATCGGCAACGCCAGGCCGTTGGATCAAGCGCTGCAGCATGCAACGACAGAAATGCTGACATTGCTTAAGGAAGATTACGGCTTATCGGCTACGGAAGCGAGCCTGCTTATGGGTCAGGCCGTCGAATACGAGGTGGCCAATACGTTCAACCCCGCTTATAGCGTCGTTTGTAAAATTTCAAAAACCGTATTATCCATGTTGGAATAACGGTTTGAAAAAAGCATAAGCTTTAGGTCATCTATGCTGCAGTTTGGGCTACCAATCTGACCATATAATATAATAAACAACATTGGTTGCTGAACCGGTTAGCCGAACTTGTAGATGAAGGGAAAATTCGTACTGATGTCACTGAGAGAATATCTCCGATTAATGCGACAAATTTTAAACATGCCCATGCTAAAATAGAATCCGGAAAAACAATTGGAAAAATTGTTCTTGAACATTTTGAATAAGCCAGACGAAAAAAAGCGTTCGATGGATTTATCCTCTCGAACGTTTTTTTGTTTTGTTTACAGGTATTGCACTACAATAGCATCTTGGGTTCGTTCAAGAAGATGAAATATGATATTTACTAAATTTGCGACTTTTCGTTGAACTAACGGAAACGAGGGAGTTCAATAACTAAATCAAGAGGCAGCCGCGGGATCAAGTGGCTGCCTTTGCACACCTAACGGGCAGGATGTTTTCTTTGCCGTGGCGGCGAGGGATGATATTATATTCTTATTTTATGACAAATGTATGTCAAACGCCCCCGAAAAAATAAAAAATTACTAGAATGGAACTACCCTTAAATATCAAATTAGTTTTGTCGAAATAAATAGTGCAAGAAAAAAATTCTAATTTAAAAAAGGATGATGAAATCATGAAAAGCTAT includes:
- a CDS encoding protein-export chaperone SecB — encoded protein: MEKEIVPSSFTFDEYIINKSNFEVNQDFMQTDNINLDFKLNTDFQVNEENDRALIILICEVFNGFKEKNYPFNLYIEIVGKFSLNGEVDVEFANLCKVNGTAILFPYLRAYISFVTSMSGMPNLILPTVNVLKMLEEQ
- a CDS encoding CHAT domain-containing protein, producing the protein MLKLEDSYKFLEEYADPSYDLIWVISHGMFNYDDAPNSKIVLDDYYETSLKTLIEKIPPLDKRRLLVLNACQSGCSPVRYDGMGFIGFGPTLANQNQSVIGNLWKVNSLSASIYGSLLLTYLVEGEEWSTAVNKAKHDFQKGDDYVIDLLSKRISPKLQLYEQIRRIGTDDLKKIYLWGAYSG
- a CDS encoding ABC transporter substrate-binding protein encodes the protein MLKTSKWTIYLTVLISILLALAGCTNSNSTQNSSQQPAATAGSTPKAGGTLNIALSADPTTFDPSFSTAFFDRQPYQNIYDKLVDRDASGKIVPMLVEKWSISDDNKTYTFNLRQGVKFHDGTDFNAEAVKFTFERNMEKSSGRKSEMAVVSKVTVVDPNTVQIELKQPFSAFLSSLTDRSGMIVSPDAVKKYGKDFATHPVGTGPFMFKESTRGSTFVLDKNPNYWKKGFPKLDQVVYKIFPDPNIALVNLKSGAVDMITVFPTKEIANMKNDPKFQVINVAGQGFVGFEVNTTKPPFNKVELRQAVDLLIDRNAIVDVVLNGTGIPAHSPFVPSHFAYGDSDKALQPNLEKAKELLKTAGVPGGFTFTMKYVQTPMNQQLGQMIQSMLKPAGIIVNLESTDSAANNDNLNNRNFEAIISVWSGRSDPDQNIYDFFRTGGVLNRSTYSNQEVDKLLDEARLVVDEGKRKLIYDKAMKIINEELPFVFLYHPNNTIGYSKSIQGFKYISDGLIRAVDLSKN
- a CDS encoding acetamidase/formamidase family protein; amino-acid sequence: MASHHFQPEHYHNTMGEHQPVLKIADGDTVVTTTVDARGWDHRGESVATRGNPMTGPFYVEGAQPGDTLAIQLESIKPNRDWGWTRNILAPNVVDPQVAVDLPPYELTRWSVNAQQDSIILEKPTPGLAKLKLQVRPFLGSFGVAPPKGQIISTGTSGEYGGNMDYKGLVSGVTVYFPVFSEGALFHLGDGHAAQGDGEIVGTGVEISLDVRFTARVLKGKTIGWPRGESKTHLFCIGNARPLDQALQHATTEMLTLLKEDYGLSATEASLLMGQAVEYEVANTFNPAYSVVCKISKTVLSMLE
- a CDS encoding transposase zinc-binding domain-containing protein; its protein translation is METNILKQILFDKNGHWDAFISKHGKKIRPVVVREVEKFRKCGDPRNGFKLLVCEGCHDMRRVPYRCKGGLRRQVSFLNKLHKT